The Ananas comosus cultivar F153 linkage group 7, ASM154086v1, whole genome shotgun sequence genome has a window encoding:
- the LOC109712310 gene encoding 60S acidic ribosomal protein P1-like: MAAVGELACTYAALILHDDGIPITPEKISAIVKAANLKIDSYWPALFAKLLQKRNVEDLILSVGSGGGGAAVAVSAAPAAGAAGAAAPAAAPAAEEKKEEPKEESDDDMGFSLFD, translated from the exons ATGGCTGCGGTGGGAGAGCTCGCCTGCACCTACGCCGCGCTCATCCTTCACGACGATGGCATTCCCATCACG CCGGAGAAGATCTCCGCCATTGTTAAGGCGGCGAACTTGAAGATCGATTCTTACTGGCCCGCACTCTTCGCCAAGCTTCTTCAGAAGAGGAACGTCGAAGACCTCATCTTGAGCGTCGGATCCG GCGGAGGTGGTGCTGCAGTCGCCGTTTCCGCTGCTCCGGCCGCTGGCGCTGCTGGCGCAGCCGCccctgctgctgctcctgcggCCGAGGAGAAGAAG GAGGAACCAAAGGAAGAGAGCGATGACGATATGGGCTTCAGTTTGTTTGAttag